The following coding sequences lie in one Rutidosis leptorrhynchoides isolate AG116_Rl617_1_P2 chromosome 4, CSIRO_AGI_Rlap_v1, whole genome shotgun sequence genomic window:
- the LOC139842048 gene encoding uncharacterized protein, producing MKKLIDWKPVIEKFHKRLSDWKARTISFGGRLTLVKSVLNSLPLYYFSIYRAPSCVIKKLECVRRNFYWGGNIDDKKISWVNWEKLLLPYEEGGLNIGSLKGKNLALLGKWRWRFHTEINSLWTKIITSIYGSHGGFDSDDSHRHSPPHGSWFNVINAGKTLDSLAWRLAKVQRCRKDSREMEADVRSHWGWSRSPTGRALGELETLSNLINSFVFDHSETDADSWRWKIAPNGKFTTEVLNETIEGKFNEGRSLHMETERNYLTPKKIEIFIWRARLRRLAVRVELDKRGVDLHSVL from the exons ATGAAAAAATTAATTGATTGGAAACCGGTAATTGAAAAGTTTCACAAAAGACTATCGGATTGGAAAGCAAGGACGATCTCTTTTGGTGGAAGATTGACCCTTGTGAAATCGGTTTTGAATAGTCTTCCGTTGTATTATTTCTCAATCTATCGTGCCCCGTCATGTGTTATTAAAAAACTCGAGTGTGTGAGGAGAAATTTCTATTGGGGTGGGAATATTGACGATAAAAAAATTTCGTgggttaattgggaaaaattacttTTACCTTATGAAGAAGGAGGTCTAAATATCGGATCTCTCAAAGGCAAAAATTTAGCCTTATTAGGGAAATGGAGATGGCGGTTTCACACCGAAATCAACTCATTATGGACCAAGATAATCACCAGCATCTATGGTTCTCATGGTGGGTTTGATAGTGATGACTCCCATCGACATTCCCCTCCTCATGGATCGTGGTTTAATGTCATCAATGCAGGGAAAACCTTGGACAGCTTAG CTTGGAGACTTGCAAAAGTGCAACGGTGCAGGAAAGACTCACGAGAAATGGAGGCTGATGTTCGTTCTCATTGGGGCTGGAGCAGATCGCCTACGGGTCGAGCATTAGGGGAGCTGGAGACTTTATCTAACTTGATTAATTCTTTTGTGTTTGATCACAGCGAGACAGATGCAGATTCGTGGAGGTGGAAAATAGCACCAAACGGAAAATTCACAACAGAGGTCCTGAATGAAACAATCGAAGGAAAATTCAATGAAGGTCGCTCGCTACATATGGAAACTGAACGAAACTACTTGACACCAAAAAAGATCGAAATCTTCATTTGGAGAGCAAGATTGAGAAGATTAGCGGTACGTGTGGAATTGGATAAAAGAGGTGTGGATCTACATTCGGTTCTATGA